Proteins found in one Prosthecochloris aestuarii DSM 271 genomic segment:
- a CDS encoding restriction endonuclease subunit S codes for MSNTIKKDKQALVPRLRFSEFRAAGEWGVACLGDLGEFAGGGTPSKTISEYWDGNIPWISSSDVSDESITDVSISRFITNEAIKCSATKLIPSGSILLVSRVGVGKLAIIDSPVCTSQDFTNFTPSKDNALFLGYYLKSNGHALENLCQGMAIKGFTKNDVSKIVLALPDLTEQQKIADCLFSLNALIAAHAEKIEALKTHKKGLMQQLFPREGETVPRLRFPEFRDAGEWESAFGDNVFDQVSNKEHNSDLPVLAITQEHGAIPRDMIDYHVSVTDKSIEGYKVVDVGDFIISLRSFQGGIEYSRFKGICSPAYVILRLRKGYSAGYFRQYLKTDRFISQLTKNLEGLRDGKMISYKQFSELSLPIPSQNEQQKIADCLSSLDALIAAHAEKLDALKTHKKGLMQQLFPRPEAVGA; via the coding sequence ATGAGTAACACGATAAAAAAAGATAAACAAGCGCTGGTCCCCCGTCTGCGCTTTTCTGAGTTTCGGGCTGCTGGGGAGTGGGGGGTAGCTTGCCTCGGTGATTTAGGTGAATTTGCCGGAGGAGGAACGCCTAGCAAAACCATATCAGAATACTGGGATGGGAATATTCCTTGGATATCAAGTTCAGATGTTTCTGATGAATCGATAACAGATGTTTCTATCTCAAGATTCATAACTAATGAGGCGATAAAATGTTCGGCTACAAAATTGATCCCGAGCGGTAGTATACTGCTTGTTTCACGGGTTGGCGTAGGAAAGCTGGCGATTATAGATTCGCCTGTATGTACAAGTCAGGATTTTACTAATTTTACGCCATCAAAGGATAATGCTTTATTTCTGGGTTATTACCTGAAATCAAACGGGCATGCACTCGAAAATCTTTGCCAGGGTATGGCTATAAAAGGCTTTACAAAAAATGATGTTTCAAAGATTGTTCTGGCCTTACCTGATCTTACCGAGCAACAAAAAATCGCCGATTGCCTCTTCTCCCTCAATGCGCTGATCGCGGCGCATGCTGAGAAAATCGAAGCACTCAAAACCCATAAAAAAGGGCTGATGCAGCAGCTCTTCCCCCGGGAAGGTGAAACCGTTCCCCGTCTGCGCTTTCCTGAGTTTCGGGATGCTGGGGAGTGGGAGAGTGCATTCGGGGATAACGTCTTTGATCAAGTTAGTAACAAAGAACACAACTCCGATCTTCCAGTTCTTGCGATAACTCAAGAGCACGGAGCCATTCCGCGTGATATGATCGACTACCACGTTTCTGTGACAGACAAAAGTATTGAAGGGTATAAGGTTGTTGACGTTGGAGATTTCATTATCAGTTTGCGCTCATTTCAAGGTGGTATTGAGTATTCAAGATTCAAAGGGATCTGTAGCCCGGCTTACGTAATCTTGAGGCTGCGAAAAGGATATTCGGCTGGATATTTCAGACAGTATCTCAAAACAGACAGGTTTATTAGCCAGTTGACTAAGAACCTTGAAGGTTTGCGAGACGGAAAAATGATTAGCTACAAACAATTTTCTGAATTATCTCTGCCAATTCCGTCTCAGAACGAACAACAAAAAATTGCCGATTGCCTCTCCTCCCTCGATGCGCTGATCGCGGCGCATGCTGAGAAACTCGACGCGCTCAAAACCCATAAAAAAGGACTGATGCAGCAGCTCTTTCCAAGACCGGAGGCGGTGGGAGCATGA
- a CDS encoding AAA family ATPase, protein MNKTASTFANLDDIAKHLRDRLDVKKYVLLFAYNGTGKTRLSMAFKDLGKATVDGDDGNEEITRDTLYFNAFTEDLFTWDNDLDSDEERVLLMNTDSQFFSGLQELEMENRIRPLLRRYADFDFYIEYQKGTVNFIREDSFDEGTETIENIKISRGEENIFIWCFFLAVVQLAVDEQEAYNWVKYIYIDDPISSLDDNNAIAVASHLAQLLMKGNGKIRTVISSHHALFFNVMCNELGKAARYFLSKEANGYILTDTGDTPRFHHVALLKQLHEVAESGEIYTYHFNILRSILEKTATFHGFRNFSACIRQDNDDPDGILHARLVNVLSHGNYSLYEPQEMLPENKDYFRKILRDFMNNYRFNPELFPERNQENVKA, encoded by the coding sequence ATGAACAAAACAGCTTCAACATTTGCGAATCTTGACGACATCGCCAAGCATCTCCGTGATAGGCTGGACGTAAAGAAGTATGTGCTTTTGTTTGCCTACAACGGCACCGGCAAGACACGCCTATCCATGGCCTTTAAGGATCTGGGCAAGGCGACTGTTGATGGAGATGACGGGAATGAAGAAATAACACGCGATACCCTCTATTTCAACGCCTTCACTGAAGACCTTTTTACATGGGATAACGATCTGGATAGCGATGAGGAACGGGTGTTACTCATGAACACCGATTCACAGTTTTTTAGTGGCTTGCAGGAGTTGGAGATGGAGAACCGTATACGCCCACTGTTGAGACGCTATGCAGATTTCGATTTTTATATCGAGTACCAAAAAGGCACGGTGAACTTTATCCGCGAAGACTCTTTTGATGAGGGGACGGAAACAATCGAGAACATAAAAATTTCTCGCGGTGAAGAAAACATTTTTATCTGGTGCTTTTTTCTTGCTGTCGTCCAGTTGGCCGTCGATGAACAGGAAGCCTATAACTGGGTGAAATATATCTATATTGACGACCCGATTTCATCCTTGGATGACAACAATGCTATCGCCGTGGCAAGTCATCTTGCACAACTGCTGATGAAGGGGAATGGCAAGATAAGGACGGTTATTTCATCACATCATGCATTGTTCTTCAACGTAATGTGCAATGAGCTGGGAAAGGCAGCAAGGTACTTTTTGAGCAAAGAAGCTAACGGCTACATATTGACTGATACCGGCGATACGCCACGCTTCCACCATGTGGCGCTACTGAAACAGCTACATGAGGTTGCTGAATCTGGTGAGATCTATACCTACCATTTCAATATCCTGCGTAGCATTCTGGAAAAGACCGCTACGTTTCACGGGTTCAGAAACTTCTCTGCTTGCATCAGGCAGGACAATGACGATCCTGATGGCATCCTCCATGCCCGGCTGGTGAATGTGCTTAGCCACGGCAATTATTCGCTCTATGAGCCTCAAGAGATGTTACCGGAAAACAAGGACTACTTCCGGAAAATCCTCCGGGATTTTATGAACAACTACCGTTTTAATCCAGAGCTCTTCCCGGAACGTAATCAAGAGAATGTGAAAGCATGA
- a CDS encoding recombinase family protein: MTEENRETGRLIGYARVSTGGQELHSQIDALKKAGVPEKLIFIDKASGAKSERPGLDSCMQELQAGDTLVIWRLDRLGRSLKHLIETVEQLMERGVGFRSISDGGIDTTTASGEMVFNIFATLAQFERRLIQERTQAGLKAARARGRKGGRPKISANDPKVKMAKKLSKNYNISIGEICNTLKISRATYYRFLKIGE, encoded by the coding sequence ATGACTGAGGAAAACAGAGAAACCGGCCGCCTGATCGGTTACGCGAGAGTCTCCACCGGTGGCCAGGAACTCCATTCACAGATCGACGCGCTGAAAAAAGCTGGCGTTCCGGAAAAGCTCATCTTCATCGATAAAGCGAGCGGAGCTAAATCTGAACGTCCCGGGCTCGACAGCTGCATGCAGGAACTGCAGGCAGGGGACACCCTGGTGATCTGGAGACTGGACCGGCTCGGCAGATCCCTGAAGCACCTCATCGAGACCGTCGAGCAACTGATGGAAAGGGGAGTAGGATTCCGCTCGATCAGCGATGGCGGCATCGACACCACGACTGCATCCGGTGAGATGGTGTTCAACATCTTCGCCACCCTGGCCCAGTTCGAACGGCGACTGATCCAGGAGCGGACGCAGGCTGGATTGAAAGCAGCCCGGGCAAGAGGAAGAAAGGGAGGACGCCCGAAGATTTCAGCGAACGATCCGAAGGTCAAGATGGCAAAGAAGCTGAGCAAGAACTACAATATCAGTATCGGCGAGATCTGCAATACACTGAAGATTTCACGGGCAACGTATTACAGGTTTCTAAAGATTGGGGAGTGA
- a CDS encoding GIY-YIG nuclease family protein: MLNRDEAAKPGVYFLSGINPETGRERVYIGEAEVIRNRIKGHMDRDFWKSLVFFVSKDENLTKAHIKYLEGKLIETARSIGRFELENAQASGSHLPESDAADMDVFFSRMEQLLPILGQEFLKPVVNEANKKSSLLFCEIKGLKATGRQTDNGFVVLKGSEAVLSERPSTQKYQYAANLRATLRSDGILEEKSDRLIFASDYEFSSPSAAAAVIHGGQANGLIAWKDVRGVTLKEREEMEVQQAPGGAEE; this comes from the coding sequence ATGCTGAATCGCGATGAGGCCGCGAAACCGGGAGTGTACTTCCTGAGCGGTATCAATCCTGAGACAGGACGTGAGCGTGTCTACATCGGTGAGGCTGAAGTTATTCGGAACAGAATCAAGGGTCATATGGACCGTGATTTCTGGAAATCACTGGTATTCTTTGTGAGCAAGGATGAGAACCTGACGAAGGCGCATATCAAATATCTGGAAGGAAAGCTCATCGAAACGGCGCGATCTATTGGGCGTTTCGAGCTTGAAAACGCGCAGGCGAGCGGGTCCCATTTGCCTGAATCAGATGCTGCTGATATGGATGTATTTTTTTCCCGCATGGAACAGCTTCTGCCAATTCTAGGACAGGAATTTTTGAAGCCTGTTGTAAACGAGGCAAACAAAAAATCCAGCCTTCTCTTCTGTGAGATAAAGGGATTGAAGGCAACTGGACGGCAGACAGATAACGGGTTTGTTGTGTTGAAGGGGTCTGAGGCTGTTTTGAGCGAACGGCCCTCTACACAGAAGTATCAGTATGCGGCAAATCTACGCGCTACGTTGCGCTCGGATGGAATCCTTGAGGAGAAGAGTGATCGATTGATCTTTGCTTCTGATTATGAGTTCTCAAGTCCCAGTGCTGCGGCTGCTGTTATCCACGGGGGACAAGCTAACGGGCTGATTGCATGGAAAGATGTGAGAGGGGTGACGCTCAAGGAGCGAGAGGAGATGGAGGTGCAGCAGGCTCCAGGTGGTGCGGAGGAATGA